The following proteins are co-located in the Micromonospora viridifaciens genome:
- a CDS encoding SDR family NAD(P)-dependent oxidoreductase: MAAPLLDFTDKVVLITGGATGIGRATARAFARQGAKVVIGDVDERAAETVDLITADGGTAMYVRTDVTKNDEVENLVRTAVSTYGGLDVAFNNAGVLPPTGPLLDQTEADWDRTINVDLKGVFLALKHEIAYMAEHGGGSIINTASIAGVIADPGMSPYVAAKHGVIGLTKAAAIDYATAGVRVNALAPGLVATGMTKGWLDDPAMRDVVVAGSQLGRPAEPEEMTGMVLYLASPLASFATGGVYVVDGGQTAH, translated from the coding sequence ATGGCTGCGCCGTTGCTGGACTTCACCGACAAGGTCGTCTTGATCACCGGAGGTGCGACCGGCATCGGCCGGGCGACCGCCCGCGCGTTCGCCCGCCAGGGAGCCAAGGTCGTCATCGGTGACGTGGACGAGCGGGCTGCCGAGACCGTCGACCTCATCACCGCCGACGGCGGCACGGCGATGTACGTCCGCACGGACGTCACGAAGAACGACGAGGTCGAAAACCTCGTGCGGACCGCGGTCTCGACGTACGGCGGACTCGACGTCGCCTTCAACAACGCCGGAGTGCTCCCTCCCACGGGTCCGCTGCTCGATCAGACCGAGGCGGACTGGGATCGGACCATCAACGTTGACCTTAAGGGCGTCTTCCTCGCCCTCAAGCACGAGATCGCCTACATGGCCGAGCACGGTGGTGGATCGATCATCAACACCGCCTCGATCGCCGGGGTGATCGCCGACCCGGGCATGTCGCCGTATGTCGCCGCCAAGCACGGCGTCATCGGCCTTACCAAGGCCGCGGCCATCGACTACGCCACCGCAGGAGTCCGCGTGAACGCGCTCGCGCCGGGCCTGGTCGCTACCGGGATGACCAAGGGTTGGCTCGATGACCCGGCGATGCGCGACGTCGTCGTCGCCGGCTCGCAGCTTGGTCGGCCGGCCGAGCCCGAGGAGATGACCGGCATGGTGCTCTATCTCGCCTCGCCGCTCGCGTCCTTCGCGACCGGCGGCGTCTACGTCGTCGACGGCGGGCAAACCGCGCACTGA
- a CDS encoding RNA-guided endonuclease TnpB family protein, with the protein MRTDVPWSELTDGERQIVLDGPEGKKHSYAVFRKCRRWRAWCGAVGRFTAFRFTVDPSPSQVVVLARHAGASRFAFNQCLALVKEALDEKRRGGSVVVPWSGFDLINAFNSWKCSAQAGRRFVVDAAGSAEVVATGLSWRAQVCQQVCEEAAVDLGRALTAWADSRGGKRPGRRVGFPRFKRKSRTRPSFRIRCKTTKAGRVSIRVGDPTAGPRSVCLPRIGVLRVREDTRRLRRMIRTARAHIRYATVSCRADRWTITVTVEAAGLHPARQHPPRPDPDGGGGWVGVDRGLAALVVAADTTGRQVLRVDDAPRPLRAALPRLRRLSRQLSRKQRGSRNRAEAVARLGRAHHRVANVRRHFLHKVANRLVKTHDRLALEDLHTAGLLRNRRLAAAISDAGWADLARIIGYKQSWRGGQATSAPRWYPSTRMCSACRIIGPALPLSVRIFACDECGHEADRDVNAAVNLAVWAEQHHAQTRDPEARGPVTNASRGDGSGQRPRAGETSPDDGGTPPPRTSVTAGTPEKGGAS; encoded by the coding sequence ATGCGCACCGATGTGCCCTGGAGCGAACTGACAGACGGCGAGCGGCAGATCGTGCTCGACGGGCCGGAGGGGAAGAAGCACTCCTACGCCGTGTTTCGGAAGTGTCGTAGGTGGCGGGCATGGTGTGGGGCTGTGGGGAGGTTTACCGCGTTCCGGTTCACGGTCGATCCGTCGCCGTCGCAGGTGGTGGTGTTGGCCCGTCATGCGGGGGCGTCCCGGTTCGCGTTCAACCAGTGCCTGGCTCTGGTGAAGGAAGCCCTGGATGAGAAGCGCCGGGGCGGGTCGGTGGTGGTGCCGTGGTCGGGTTTCGACCTGATCAACGCGTTCAACTCGTGGAAGTGCTCGGCGCAGGCGGGTCGCCGCTTCGTGGTCGATGCGGCCGGTTCGGCCGAGGTCGTGGCGACGGGGTTGTCGTGGCGGGCGCAGGTGTGTCAGCAGGTGTGTGAGGAAGCCGCCGTCGACTTGGGCCGGGCCCTGACCGCGTGGGCTGATTCCCGTGGGGGGAAACGGCCGGGCCGCCGGGTGGGGTTCCCGAGATTCAAACGCAAGAGCCGCACCCGGCCGTCGTTTCGGATCCGCTGCAAGACCACCAAGGCGGGTCGGGTGAGTATCCGGGTGGGGGATCCGACGGCGGGGCCTCGGAGTGTCTGTCTGCCGAGGATCGGGGTCCTGAGGGTACGGGAGGACACCCGCCGGCTCCGGCGGATGATCCGCACAGCCCGAGCCCACATCCGGTATGCCACCGTCTCATGCCGCGCCGACCGATGGACCATCACCGTGACCGTGGAGGCGGCCGGCCTGCATCCCGCCCGCCAGCACCCGCCCCGCCCCGACCCGGACGGCGGTGGTGGTTGGGTGGGCGTCGACCGGGGCCTCGCCGCTCTCGTCGTGGCCGCTGACACCACCGGCCGGCAGGTACTGCGCGTCGATGATGCGCCGCGCCCGCTGCGGGCCGCCCTGCCCCGGCTACGGCGTCTGTCCCGCCAGCTCAGCCGCAAACAGCGAGGCTCCCGCAACCGGGCCGAGGCCGTCGCCCGGCTGGGCCGCGCCCACCATCGTGTCGCGAACGTACGTCGACACTTTCTGCACAAGGTCGCCAACCGGCTGGTCAAGACTCACGACCGGCTGGCTCTGGAGGACCTGCACACCGCCGGTCTGCTGCGTAACCGGCGTCTGGCCGCCGCCATCTCCGACGCTGGCTGGGCTGACCTGGCCCGCATCATCGGCTACAAACAATCCTGGCGGGGTGGGCAGGCCACCTCGGCGCCCCGCTGGTATCCGTCCACCAGGATGTGCAGTGCCTGTCGCATCATCGGCCCCGCCCTACCCCTGTCCGTACGCATCTTCGCCTGCGACGAGTGCGGGCATGAGGCGGACCGGGACGTCAACGCGGCGGTCAACCTCGCCGTCTGGGCCGAGCAGCACCATGCCCAGACCCGGGACCCCGAAGCACGAGGCCCGGTCACCAACGCCTCCCGAGGGGACGGCTCTGGCCAGCGCCCACGCGCCGGTGAAACCAGCCCTGATGACGGAGGAACCCCACCGCCACGAACATCCGTGACGGCGGGGACGCCCGAGAAGGGCGGTGCCTCATGA
- a CDS encoding transposase family protein, with translation MPALPSSLISSVSTAPAVTVPETAVGLPAALADLPDPRARRGVRHRQTVVVTAAVCAVVAGYRSYTAIADVPTATALALGIAPDRRSSEAMARRLLQALDPDLLTAAISGWLSSRTTATPPAGRRAIAVDGKTLRGSRTVDDAALLPDPSKTIDDGAVVPWQMFRVQTSSPTSHASSACAPMCPGAN, from the coding sequence ATGCCCGCGCTGCCATCATCGCTGATCTCGTCGGTGTCCACCGCACCGGCTGTCACCGTGCCCGAAACCGCTGTTGGGCTGCCCGCTGCGCTGGCGGATCTGCCGGATCCCCGTGCCCGCCGGGGTGTCCGGCACCGGCAGACGGTCGTGGTGACCGCGGCAGTCTGCGCCGTGGTTGCCGGCTACCGTTCGTACACCGCGATCGCCGACGTGCCGACCGCGACCGCGCTCGCGTTGGGTATCGCCCCGGACCGGCGCTCGTCGGAAGCGATGGCCCGCCGGCTGCTGCAGGCCCTTGACCCGGACCTACTCACCGCCGCCATCAGCGGCTGGCTATCCAGCCGGACCACAGCCACACCGCCAGCGGGCAGGCGGGCGATCGCCGTGGACGGCAAGACGCTACGCGGCTCCCGCACGGTCGATGACGCCGCACTCCTCCCCGACCCGTCCAAGACCATCGACGACGGCGCCGTCGTCCCTTGGCAGATGTTTCGGGTTCAAACGTCCAGCCCGACATCGCACGCGAGTTCGGCATGCGCACCGATGTGCCCTGGAGCGAACTGA
- a CDS encoding CapA family protein: MNWARCVVALATTLIVAACEPARTPPAAAPTRSAPPPSPSHPADITLAFAGDVHFADRTADLLGDPATAFGSISSTLSAADLAMVNLETAVTTRGTPEPKEFHFRAPASAYDAVKAAGIDVVSIANNHALDYGRTGLADTVDAARAAGMPAVGAGADAAAAYRPWITEIRGTRIAVLAFNQVSELWSEWRATDARAGIAMTRDLPRAVAAVRAARRQASVVVVYVHWGIEGDACPPAEARTFAGEMAEAGATIVVGTHAHLLLGDGWLGKTFVQYGLGNFLWWRDDAYSNDTGVLRVTLDNSAISKTELVPAMISRRTGRPELASGEDAARIRREYADLRACTELAARPAS; this comes from the coding sequence GTGAACTGGGCACGATGCGTCGTCGCGCTGGCGACGACCCTGATTGTTGCGGCGTGCGAGCCCGCCCGAACCCCACCGGCCGCTGCGCCCACCCGCTCCGCCCCTCCGCCCTCCCCGTCGCACCCCGCCGATATCACCTTGGCCTTCGCGGGCGACGTGCACTTCGCCGACCGGACGGCCGATCTGCTCGGCGACCCGGCGACCGCGTTCGGTTCGATCTCGTCGACCCTGTCGGCCGCAGACCTGGCGATGGTCAACCTGGAAACGGCGGTCACCACGCGCGGCACTCCCGAGCCGAAGGAGTTCCATTTCCGGGCGCCGGCAAGCGCGTATGACGCGGTCAAGGCTGCGGGCATCGACGTCGTGTCGATCGCCAACAACCACGCGCTGGACTACGGGCGGACGGGGCTGGCCGACACCGTGGATGCAGCCAGGGCCGCCGGGATGCCCGCTGTCGGGGCGGGCGCCGACGCGGCGGCGGCGTACCGGCCGTGGATCACCGAGATACGCGGTACCAGAATCGCTGTCCTCGCGTTCAACCAGGTGTCCGAGCTGTGGTCGGAGTGGAGAGCCACTGATGCCCGGGCCGGCATCGCGATGACCCGGGACTTGCCGCGCGCCGTCGCGGCGGTGCGCGCCGCCCGGCGCCAGGCCAGTGTGGTCGTCGTCTACGTCCACTGGGGCATCGAAGGGGACGCGTGTCCGCCCGCCGAGGCCCGCACGTTCGCCGGCGAAATGGCCGAGGCGGGTGCCACGATCGTGGTCGGCACCCACGCCCACCTACTGCTCGGTGACGGGTGGCTCGGCAAGACCTTCGTCCAGTACGGACTCGGTAACTTCCTGTGGTGGCGTGACGACGCGTACAGCAACGACACGGGGGTGCTGCGGGTGACCCTCGACAATTCGGCGATCTCGAAGACGGAACTGGTGCCCGCGATGATCTCTCGACGCACCGGTCGACCCGAACTCGCCAGCGGGGAGGACGCGGCTCGGATCCGCCGGGAGTACGCGGACCTGCGCGCCTGCACCGAGCTCGCCGCGCGCCCCGCCTCATAG
- a CDS encoding carbohydrate ABC transporter permease codes for MIGRFVVPALFAALFAAPLWFMVVGSLRPAGLPPPRTLELFPSEPTLAAYARLPRLIPLFTYLANSALVVALAVPLTVLVASLTGFGLRLLAPAARRRVVLGLLVVLLVPVTGVWATRFELFRLAGVVDTYVPLLAPAALAGSPFLVLLYFWSFGGIPDTQLGAARLEGAGWLTIWRRVALPQVRPATMAVAVLAFTFHWSNFIDPLLYLQNGDRYTYPLGLQFLRLLNPTDWPLLMAGCVIATVPCAVVFLLAQRILLNDNPLTALRSGGRR; via the coding sequence GTGATCGGGCGGTTCGTCGTGCCGGCGCTGTTCGCGGCGCTGTTCGCGGCTCCGCTGTGGTTCATGGTGGTCGGCTCACTGCGACCCGCCGGCCTGCCCCCGCCACGCACGCTCGAACTCTTCCCGTCCGAGCCGACGTTGGCTGCCTACGCACGGCTGCCCAGGCTGATCCCCCTGTTCACCTACCTGGCGAACTCGGCGCTGGTCGTCGCGCTCGCCGTTCCGTTGACCGTCCTCGTCGCCTCGCTGACCGGCTTCGGTCTCCGGCTGCTCGCGCCGGCCGCCCGGCGGCGGGTGGTGCTCGGTCTGCTGGTGGTGCTGCTCGTGCCGGTCACCGGGGTGTGGGCGACCCGCTTCGAACTGTTCCGACTGGCCGGCGTGGTCGACACCTATGTTCCGCTGCTGGCCCCGGCGGCGCTCGCCGGCAGCCCGTTCCTCGTGCTGCTGTACTTCTGGAGTTTCGGCGGCATACCGGACACCCAGCTCGGGGCGGCTCGGCTGGAGGGGGCTGGGTGGCTGACGATCTGGCGCCGGGTGGCCCTGCCCCAGGTACGTCCGGCGACCATGGCGGTGGCGGTCCTCGCCTTCACCTTCCACTGGTCCAACTTCATCGACCCGTTGCTGTACCTGCAGAACGGTGACCGCTACACCTATCCGTTGGGTCTGCAGTTCCTGCGCCTGCTGAATCCCACCGACTGGCCGCTGTTGATGGCTGGCTGCGTGATCGCGACCGTGCCGTGCGCGGTGGTGTTCCTGCTGGCCCAGCGGATCCTGCTGAACGACAACCCGTTGACCGCACTGAGATCTGGAGGACGCCGATGA
- a CDS encoding ABC transporter substrate-binding protein, with the protein MTGSGVRRWVALATAALMIGSAAGCGDARRTDDAAGITVVLAGNAEEIAGYRSMVEAFEKTGPGVDVTLSPVATQDELLARLTTSFAGGNPPDVFLLNYRRYGQFAAQKAIEPVQSYLDGSKVLKEKDFSPRALEAFRFDGEKLTCLPQNMSSLVVYYNADLFAKAGVPLPQPGWSWADFLSAAKALTGDGTYGLGVAPSIARVAPFVWSNGGELVDDPRQPTALTLTGDAATRKALDWFLDLQLVHHVVPPDAEEQSESSEARFLRGGLGMYLNSRVAVPTLRTIKGFEWDAASLPVAPGGVPASILHSDAYCMSAGGKDHGAAWRFIEFAMGVQGQEILAESGRTVPSRLDVANSPAFLAANRPPRSSQVFLDAEPHLRTTPRTGTWSRVEREADNLLEEVFYGRVGREEGLRRLEEQIRPLFTLEVGNGR; encoded by the coding sequence ATGACTGGAAGCGGTGTACGGCGGTGGGTGGCGCTCGCCACCGCGGCCCTGATGATCGGCTCGGCCGCCGGCTGCGGTGACGCCCGCCGCACGGACGACGCGGCGGGAATCACCGTGGTGTTGGCGGGCAACGCCGAGGAGATAGCCGGCTACCGGAGCATGGTCGAAGCCTTCGAGAAGACCGGCCCCGGCGTGGACGTCACCCTCTCCCCGGTCGCCACCCAGGACGAACTGTTGGCTCGGTTGACCACGTCGTTCGCCGGCGGGAATCCCCCCGATGTCTTCCTGTTGAACTACCGCCGTTACGGCCAGTTCGCGGCGCAGAAGGCGATCGAGCCCGTCCAGTCCTACCTGGATGGCAGCAAAGTGCTGAAGGAGAAGGACTTCAGCCCGCGCGCTCTGGAGGCCTTCCGCTTCGACGGGGAGAAGCTGACCTGCCTTCCGCAGAACATGTCCTCCCTGGTCGTCTACTACAACGCCGACCTGTTCGCCAAGGCGGGTGTCCCGCTGCCGCAGCCGGGTTGGAGCTGGGCGGACTTCCTGTCGGCGGCGAAGGCGCTGACCGGCGACGGCACGTACGGCCTCGGCGTGGCGCCGTCGATCGCCCGGGTCGCGCCGTTCGTGTGGTCCAACGGCGGTGAGCTCGTCGACGACCCGCGCCAGCCCACCGCCCTGACCCTGACCGGGGACGCCGCCACGCGCAAGGCCCTCGACTGGTTCCTCGACCTCCAGCTGGTGCACCACGTGGTACCACCGGACGCCGAGGAGCAGAGCGAATCCAGCGAGGCACGGTTCCTGCGCGGCGGCTTGGGCATGTACCTGAACAGTCGGGTCGCGGTGCCGACACTGCGCACCATCAAGGGCTTCGAGTGGGACGCGGCGTCACTGCCGGTGGCGCCGGGCGGCGTACCGGCCTCGATCCTGCACAGCGACGCCTACTGCATGAGCGCGGGCGGGAAGGACCACGGCGCCGCCTGGCGATTCATCGAGTTCGCCATGGGCGTGCAGGGCCAGGAGATTCTCGCCGAGTCGGGGCGCACCGTGCCCTCCCGCCTCGACGTCGCCAACTCCCCCGCGTTCCTCGCCGCGAATCGGCCCCCACGCTCGTCGCAGGTCTTCCTCGACGCCGAGCCGCACCTGCGCACCACACCCCGCACCGGCACCTGGTCACGGGTCGAGCGCGAGGCCGACAACCTCCTCGAAGAGGTGTTCTACGGACGGGTCGGGCGCGAGGAAGGACTGCGCCGCCTGGAGGAGCAGATCCGCCCACTCTTCACCCTTGAGGTAGGAAACGGCAGGTGA
- a CDS encoding ABC transporter ATP-binding protein has product MRLESLTKSYGKVAALDGVDLEVRTGELVTLVGPSGSGKSTILRLIAGLERPDGGGILVNGQDVGSLPPHRRAVAMVFQDYALYPHLTVRGNLLFGLRVRRVRRGEAEQRAQQAAERLGITDLLDRYPDQMSGGQRQRVALARALLREPRVYLFDEPMASLDAPLRFATRADLLALHRELGTATIYVTHDQAEAMTLGDRVAVLQAGQVRQVGSPQEVYDWPADTFVAGFLGSPPMNLVPGGGVLGGTAGVTLGVRPEDLALDPEGSLEATVEAVEALGSEAIVLTRCADGTRLVVRTGPRPDVRPRDRVRLRPDPSRIHRFDAVSGRRR; this is encoded by the coding sequence ATCCGGCTGGAGTCGTTGACCAAGTCGTACGGAAAGGTCGCCGCCCTCGACGGCGTCGACCTGGAGGTCCGGACAGGTGAGCTGGTGACCCTGGTCGGGCCGTCGGGCTCGGGCAAGTCGACCATTCTGCGCCTGATCGCCGGACTGGAACGACCCGACGGCGGCGGGATTCTCGTCAACGGTCAGGATGTCGGTTCCCTCCCGCCGCACCGACGCGCGGTGGCGATGGTCTTCCAGGACTACGCGCTCTACCCGCACCTGACCGTGCGCGGCAATCTGCTCTTCGGGCTGCGGGTGCGCCGGGTCCGACGCGGCGAGGCCGAACAGCGGGCGCAGCAGGCCGCCGAGCGCCTGGGCATCACGGACCTGCTCGACCGCTACCCCGACCAGATGTCCGGCGGGCAGCGCCAGCGGGTCGCCCTGGCCCGGGCTCTCCTGCGCGAGCCCCGCGTCTACCTGTTCGACGAACCGATGGCCAGTCTGGACGCACCGCTGCGCTTCGCCACCCGCGCCGACCTGCTGGCCCTGCACCGCGAGCTCGGCACCGCGACGATCTACGTCACGCACGATCAGGCGGAGGCGATGACGCTCGGCGACCGGGTGGCGGTGCTGCAGGCCGGGCAGGTGCGCCAGGTCGGCAGTCCGCAGGAGGTCTACGACTGGCCGGCCGACACCTTCGTCGCCGGTTTCCTCGGCAGCCCACCGATGAACCTGGTCCCAGGCGGGGGTGTGCTGGGCGGCACGGCCGGTGTGACCCTCGGCGTACGGCCGGAGGATCTGGCGCTCGACCCCGAAGGATCGCTGGAGGCCACCGTCGAGGCGGTGGAGGCGCTCGGCAGTGAGGCGATCGTGCTCACCCGTTGTGCGGACGGCACCCGGTTGGTGGTACGGACCGGGCCGCGGCCGGATGTGCGGCCGCGCGATCGGGTACGGCTCCGCCCCGACCCGAGCCGGATCCACCGCTTCGATGCCGTCAGTGGACGACGCCGGTGA
- a CDS encoding carbohydrate ABC transporter permease, whose protein sequence is MKSRWTTPVKTGRARRPLTAWAFLAPYTVAVVLLIALPALLNVGYAFTDHTGLTRDPQFVGLANVRRLLSDGFLLDSLQASLFHVALAVPVRLLAAVGLGLLLAAPRPGGRLFRVAVYLPTVIPDVALAVLFLWVLNPMYGPLNQLLGLFGHPGYTWLADPTTARIGVVLMLAFPIGEGFIVVLAARRLLDGRLYEAAALEGCGPFGQLRRLTLPLLAPVLVLLAVRDTILTLQVNFVPAYVLTDGRPANATLYLPVYIFDQVFEFSGFAYGSLITIMLMAVTAVIITLQLLLVRRWRVLR, encoded by the coding sequence GTGAAGAGTCGATGGACGACGCCGGTGAAGACCGGCCGGGCCAGACGTCCCCTCACCGCCTGGGCGTTCCTCGCGCCGTACACCGTCGCGGTCGTGTTGCTGATCGCGCTGCCCGCCCTACTCAATGTGGGCTACGCCTTCACCGACCACACCGGGCTCACCCGCGATCCACAGTTCGTGGGCCTGGCCAACGTCCGTCGCCTGCTCTCCGACGGCTTCCTGCTCGACAGTCTGCAGGCGTCGCTGTTCCACGTGGCGCTGGCGGTACCGGTCCGACTGCTCGCGGCCGTGGGGCTCGGGCTGCTACTGGCCGCGCCGCGACCGGGCGGTCGGTTGTTCCGGGTCGCTGTCTACCTGCCGACCGTCATCCCGGACGTGGCGCTGGCGGTGCTGTTCCTCTGGGTGCTCAACCCGATGTACGGCCCACTCAACCAGCTGCTCGGACTGTTCGGCCACCCCGGCTACACCTGGCTGGCCGATCCGACCACCGCGCGGATCGGGGTGGTCCTCATGCTGGCGTTCCCGATCGGAGAGGGATTCATCGTGGTCCTCGCCGCACGCCGACTCCTCGACGGCCGGCTGTACGAGGCAGCGGCGCTGGAGGGCTGCGGCCCGTTCGGTCAACTTCGGCGGCTCACGCTGCCGCTGCTCGCGCCGGTCCTGGTGCTGCTCGCGGTCCGGGACACGATCCTCACCCTGCAGGTCAACTTCGTCCCGGCGTACGTCCTCACCGATGGCCGGCCCGCCAACGCCACGCTGTACCTGCCGGTCTACATCTTCGACCAGGTCTTCGAGTTCTCCGGGTTCGCCTATGGCTCGCTCATCACGATCATGCTAATGGCGGTCACCGCGGTCATCATCACCCTGCAACTGCTGCTGGTGCGACGCTGGCGCGTACTGCGCTGA
- a CDS encoding WD40/YVTN/BNR-like repeat-containing protein: MNPILLRSRRGLTVTAGLALLTAVALTASLTSASGQESLATSSPTGPMELPDEWMTAQRLSDGSTELSTAKYAKARGEANQLAAHTRSVYRNLAERDWSFFGPTNIGGRVVDIAVDPQVEDQVFIAAASGGIWKSSNAGATFTTAWPDSSGQSMGAVAMTSNGVLFAGTGEPQPGGGSITFGGDGIYRSKDRGATWKHVGLKDSHAIARFAIDPSNEDRIFAAATGNLFVPGGERGVYLSEDGGDSWRQVLAAPNDTTGATEVVIDPSNPARMYAAMWDHRREPHQRTYGGPGSSLWRSDNGGQTWQRMTNGLPTDADQGRWGLAVAPSNPQRLYAYVGTALGPFRAFYRSDDGGDTWTQTPVTAGQASQSTFSWWFGKLAVDPKDHNHVFLTGVSLMRSTNGAQSFSSVSGPHADQHVLRWDPKKPNRAYLGNDGGFYRSDNNGASGWVKSTYEPYTQFYTVDVAETDPALRVGGAQDNGCNRGYNGRGGAWNAIGCGDGLQVIIHPENPNIVFGCSQYGSCYRSENAGGTPRQSISTGQTVSDRRNWLTPLQFDPSDPNVMYYAGNIVNRSTDNGRTWKAISPDLTGGGPNDPSGYPWGTVSTIAAAPTDGNKLYVGTDDGRLWWTDDLGQNWNRVDQAQLPGTWVTRVAVHPKDKNIAYATFSGFRSGSDRPHVMVTTDGGRTWTDIGRGLPDAPVNSVVPTADGLLLVGTDVGVYVSGWNGGEWAALGADLPNAAVMYMRYHEPTRQLSVASFGRGIYDLTVPRCPAASTKLPLRAPGVGVVGALASCRAG, translated from the coding sequence ATGAATCCAATCCTCCTGCGAAGTCGTCGCGGCCTCACGGTGACAGCAGGCCTGGCGCTGCTCACCGCAGTCGCGCTGACGGCATCCCTCACGTCCGCCAGCGGCCAGGAATCCTTGGCCACGAGCTCGCCGACCGGGCCGATGGAGCTGCCCGACGAATGGATGACCGCCCAACGGCTCAGCGACGGCAGCACTGAGCTGTCCACGGCCAAGTACGCCAAGGCACGCGGTGAGGCGAACCAGCTCGCCGCGCACACCCGCAGCGTCTACCGCAACCTGGCCGAGCGGGACTGGAGCTTCTTCGGCCCGACCAACATCGGCGGCCGGGTGGTCGACATCGCGGTGGACCCGCAGGTCGAGGACCAGGTCTTCATCGCCGCCGCCTCGGGCGGTATCTGGAAGTCCAGCAATGCCGGTGCGACGTTCACCACCGCGTGGCCGGACAGCTCGGGCCAGAGCATGGGTGCGGTCGCCATGACCAGCAACGGGGTGCTCTTCGCCGGCACCGGTGAGCCGCAACCGGGCGGCGGCTCGATCACCTTCGGCGGCGACGGCATCTACCGCTCCAAGGACCGAGGCGCGACGTGGAAGCACGTCGGCCTGAAGGACAGCCACGCCATCGCCCGCTTCGCCATCGACCCGAGCAACGAGGACCGGATCTTCGCCGCGGCGACCGGCAACCTGTTCGTTCCCGGCGGGGAGCGCGGCGTCTACCTTTCGGAAGACGGTGGCGACAGCTGGCGCCAGGTCCTCGCCGCGCCGAACGACACCACCGGCGCGACCGAGGTGGTCATCGACCCGAGCAACCCGGCTCGTATGTACGCGGCGATGTGGGACCACCGGCGCGAGCCGCACCAGCGCACCTACGGCGGCCCCGGCTCCAGCCTCTGGCGCTCCGACAATGGCGGCCAGACCTGGCAGCGCATGACCAACGGCCTGCCGACCGACGCCGACCAGGGCCGATGGGGCCTGGCGGTCGCCCCGAGCAACCCGCAGCGCCTGTACGCGTACGTCGGCACGGCCCTCGGCCCGTTCCGCGCGTTCTACCGCTCGGACGACGGCGGCGACACCTGGACGCAGACCCCGGTCACCGCCGGCCAGGCATCCCAGTCCACCTTCAGCTGGTGGTTCGGCAAGCTCGCTGTCGACCCGAAGGATCACAACCACGTCTTCCTCACCGGGGTCAGCCTGATGCGCTCGACCAACGGCGCCCAGAGCTTCTCCTCTGTCAGCGGCCCGCACGCCGACCAGCACGTGCTGCGGTGGGACCCGAAGAAGCCCAACCGTGCCTACCTGGGCAACGACGGCGGCTTCTACCGGTCCGACAACAACGGCGCGAGCGGCTGGGTGAAGTCGACCTACGAGCCGTACACCCAGTTCTACACGGTGGATGTCGCGGAGACCGATCCCGCGCTGCGGGTGGGTGGCGCCCAGGACAACGGCTGCAACCGCGGCTACAACGGTCGGGGTGGCGCGTGGAACGCCATCGGCTGTGGTGACGGCCTCCAGGTGATCATCCACCCGGAGAACCCGAACATCGTCTTCGGGTGCAGCCAGTACGGCTCCTGCTACCGGTCGGAGAACGCGGGTGGGACGCCTCGCCAGAGCATCAGCACCGGCCAGACGGTGTCGGATCGGCGCAACTGGCTGACGCCGCTGCAGTTCGACCCGAGCGACCCCAACGTCATGTACTACGCCGGGAACATCGTCAACCGGTCGACGGACAACGGTCGTACGTGGAAGGCGATCAGCCCGGACCTCACCGGTGGCGGCCCCAACGACCCCTCGGGCTACCCGTGGGGCACCGTCAGCACGATCGCGGCCGCCCCGACGGACGGTAACAAGCTGTACGTCGGCACCGACGACGGCCGGCTGTGGTGGACCGACGACCTCGGGCAGAACTGGAACCGGGTCGATCAGGCGCAGCTGCCCGGGACGTGGGTGACCCGGGTTGCGGTGCACCCGAAGGACAAGAACATCGCCTACGCGACGTTCTCCGGGTTCCGTTCCGGCAGCGACCGTCCGCACGTGATGGTCACTACCGACGGGGGCCGTACCTGGACGGACATCGGCCGTGGCCTGCCGGACGCGCCGGTGAACTCCGTGGTGCCGACTGCGGACGGGCTGCTGCTGGTCGGAACCGACGTCGGGGTGTACGTCTCCGGGTGGAACGGTGGCGAGTGGGCCGCGCTGGGTGCGGATCTGCCGAACGCGGCCGTGATGTACATGCGCTACCACGAGCCGACCCGCCAGTTGAGCGTGGCTTCGTTCGGTCGGGGCATCTACGACCTCACGGTGCCCCGGTGCCCCGCGGCCTCGACCAAGCTCCCCTTGCGCGCGCCGGGCGTCGGCGTCGTGGGGGCGCTCGCCTCGTGCCGAGCGGGATAG